The following proteins are co-located in the Pseudomonas fluorescens genome:
- a CDS encoding EAL domain-containing protein produces MIDGQPLACFQPFIDTATGRIAGVEALGRLRQADGRLLSVGPLFADPRTPGMTLRSLDRQIRDNALSRLHEAPEDWFLSLNISPRWINRLRPGQALPSLKQVHAYGIDPRRIVFEITELGGDIQRLADVVVRYRNAGARIAIDDFGAGYSQLDRVLALQPDILKLDMRLFQEAAKGGPSSDVVRALAQMAEKTGCWIIAEGVETEAQLSFALECGARYVQGYLFAQAQLEWFAADAFVPRFARLRTVYVQHKLAERGRLMQLRLQLVELMRILQTWAQCRAPLNQLPQLPDFPWLLRFYQCDRHGTQLTPNFEWRQDAWQADSRYLGHNWSWRPYFYHLLAEGWEERRLTLSSTYRDATTNQYCLTAGQFFDNGQRLLLIDIDAVGL; encoded by the coding sequence GTGATCGACGGGCAACCGCTTGCCTGCTTCCAACCGTTTATCGACACCGCCACCGGCCGCATTGCGGGTGTAGAGGCGCTCGGCCGCCTGCGCCAGGCGGATGGCCGCCTGCTGTCCGTGGGCCCGCTGTTTGCTGACCCGCGCACGCCCGGCATGACCTTGCGCAGCCTCGACCGACAAATCCGCGACAATGCGTTAAGCCGCCTTCATGAAGCACCCGAAGACTGGTTTCTCAGCCTGAACATCTCGCCACGCTGGATCAATCGCCTGCGCCCGGGCCAAGCCTTGCCGAGTTTGAAACAGGTACACGCCTACGGCATCGATCCGCGGCGCATCGTGTTTGAGATCACCGAGTTAGGAGGCGACATCCAGCGTCTGGCCGACGTCGTGGTGCGTTATCGCAACGCGGGTGCGCGAATCGCCATTGATGACTTTGGTGCCGGCTATTCCCAACTCGACCGCGTACTGGCACTGCAACCGGATATTCTCAAGCTGGACATGCGCCTGTTCCAGGAAGCCGCCAAAGGCGGGCCGAGCAGTGACGTCGTCAGGGCGCTGGCGCAAATGGCGGAAAAGACCGGATGCTGGATCATCGCCGAAGGCGTGGAAACCGAGGCGCAATTGAGTTTCGCCCTGGAATGCGGCGCGCGGTATGTGCAGGGTTACTTGTTTGCTCAGGCGCAGCTGGAATGGTTTGCAGCCGATGCCTTCGTGCCGCGATTTGCTCGCCTGCGCACGGTGTACGTCCAGCACAAACTCGCAGAGCGTGGCCGCTTGATGCAGTTGCGCCTGCAATTGGTCGAACTGATGAGAATCCTGCAAACCTGGGCCCAGTGCCGCGCGCCGCTGAATCAATTACCCCAATTGCCGGACTTCCCCTGGCTGCTGCGCTTTTATCAGTGCGACCGCCATGGCACCCAACTCACCCCCAACTTCGAATGGCGCCAGGACGCCTGGCAGGCTGACAGCCGCTACCTGGGCCACAACTGGTCGTGGCGCCCGTACTTCTATCATCTGCTCGCCGAAGGTTGGGAAGAACGACGCCTGACGCTCTCGTCGACCTACCGCGACGCCACCACCAATCAGTATTGCCTGACCGCCGGACAATTCTTCGATAACGGCCAGCGCTTGCTGTTAATCGATATCGATGCAGTCGGGCTGTAG
- a CDS encoding phage holin family protein, whose product MAIGESGSSTSSSSTSRRLGAAVLGLLHSHVELFGIELQEQKSRTVSLLLFAGLALVFALLLLVGLSALVMILVWDTYRITGIISLCVFYSLAAAFCGVRLKAAIFDESTPFHATLEELANDRERLLP is encoded by the coding sequence ATGGCTATCGGCGAATCCGGCTCGTCCACGAGCTCAAGCTCCACCTCCCGACGCCTGGGCGCGGCCGTTCTGGGCTTGCTGCACAGCCACGTCGAGTTATTTGGCATCGAGTTGCAAGAGCAGAAATCACGCACGGTGAGCCTGCTGCTGTTCGCGGGCCTGGCACTGGTGTTTGCTCTGCTGCTGTTGGTGGGGCTGTCGGCGCTGGTGATGATTCTGGTGTGGGACACCTACCGTATCACCGGGATCATTAGCCTGTGTGTGTTCTATTCGCTGGCCGCAGCGTTCTGCGGAGTGCGCTTGAAGGCGGCGATATTCGATGAGTCCACGCCGTTCCATGCCACCCTTGAAGAACTGGCCAACGACCGGGAGCGCCTGCTGCCATGA
- a CDS encoding DUF883 family protein translates to MARRTAKTAQEILMADFQTLVSDTEKLLDDTAVLAGDQADELRTKIHDSLLKARETLQLTEDSLRERGAAAVTATEDYVQANPWQSVGIAAGVGFLIGLLATRR, encoded by the coding sequence ATGGCCAGAAGAACTGCAAAGACTGCTCAAGAGATACTGATGGCGGATTTTCAAACCCTGGTCAGTGACACTGAAAAGTTGCTCGACGACACCGCCGTGCTGGCCGGTGACCAGGCCGATGAGCTGCGCACCAAGATCCACGACAGCTTGCTCAAGGCCCGCGAAACCCTGCAACTGACCGAAGACTCCCTGCGCGAACGCGGCGCGGCGGCTGTCACGGCAACGGAAGATTACGTGCAGGCCAACCCTTGGCAGTCGGTGGGCATTGCCGCCGGTGTTGGCTTTCTGATCGGTCTGCTGGCTACAAGGCGCTAA